A genomic window from Sulfurospirillum diekertiae includes:
- a CDS encoding amino acid ABC transporter permease gives MAIYEKKQERKAPINTKGATFWIRENLFSSPMNVALTLLGVMILFWIIPPFIKWAYVNANFAGTTREDCVSGGACWVFIRMKIDMFMYGFYPSELRWRVNSIYILFFVLLASFKYLKNSVAKIVLAHVYFIIGFFLVHGGFFGMQVVPTDKWGGLMLTIVVAAVGIVAAFPIGVILALGRASHLPIIKSISVTYIEFIRGVPLITILFMSSIILPLFFPEGISFDKLLRALIGIALFESAYIAENIRGGLQSIPKGQYEAADAIGLSYWQKMFLVILPQALKVAIPNLVGVSIALFQDTTLVLIIGLFDLLAMVRLSAADSYWLGYETEGYVFVTFIFWFFCYSMSNFSQKLEKRFNTNLR, from the coding sequence ATGGCAATTTATGAAAAAAAACAAGAACGTAAAGCTCCTATCAATACCAAAGGAGCTACCTTTTGGATTCGAGAAAACCTTTTCTCTTCACCAATGAATGTCGCCTTGACGCTTTTAGGTGTGATGATTCTTTTTTGGATCATTCCTCCTTTTATTAAATGGGCGTACGTCAATGCAAACTTTGCTGGGACGACACGTGAAGATTGTGTCAGTGGCGGTGCATGTTGGGTCTTTATACGCATGAAGATCGATATGTTTATGTATGGCTTCTACCCTTCAGAACTTAGATGGAGAGTCAATAGTATTTATATACTTTTTTTCGTCTTGCTTGCATCTTTTAAGTACCTTAAAAACTCAGTAGCAAAAATTGTGTTGGCACATGTCTATTTTATCATCGGTTTTTTCTTGGTCCACGGTGGCTTTTTTGGCATGCAAGTTGTCCCAACCGATAAATGGGGTGGACTAATGCTGACCATTGTGGTTGCCGCGGTAGGTATTGTCGCAGCATTCCCCATTGGTGTTATTTTGGCTCTAGGTCGAGCATCTCATTTGCCGATTATAAAAAGTATCAGTGTGACTTACATTGAGTTTATTCGTGGTGTGCCACTGATCACAATTCTCTTTATGTCATCGATTATTTTGCCACTCTTTTTTCCTGAAGGTATCTCTTTTGACAAACTTCTACGTGCGCTCATTGGTATCGCATTGTTTGAATCAGCTTATATCGCTGAAAATATCCGCGGTGGACTTCAATCTATTCCGAAAGGACAGTATGAAGCTGCTGATGCGATAGGCCTTTCTTATTGGCAAAAAATGTTTTTAGTCATATTGCCTCAAGCCCTCAAAGTAGCTATTCCTAACCTTGTAGGCGTTTCCATTGCTCTTTTCCAAGATACAACGTTGGTACTTATTATTGGACTCTTTGATCTCCTCGCCATGGTACGTTTAAGTGCTGCTGATTCGTATTGGTTGGGTTATGAGACTGAAGGCTATGTGTTTGTTACCTTTATCTTTTGGTTCTTTTGTTACTCAATGTCTAACTTTAGCCAAAAGCTTGAAAAACGATTTAATACCAATTTGAGATAG
- a CDS encoding amino acid ABC transporter ATP-binding protein: protein MKDRKEIIEIKNLNKWYGDFHVLKDINLTINKGEIIVVCGPSGSGKSTLIRCINYLEQFQEGSILVDGIELVNDVKKIKAIREEVAMVFQHFNLFPHLTILDNLTLAPLWVRKMPRKEAEAMAMKYLERVGIANQAHKFPNQLSGGQQQRVAIARSLCKNPKIMLFDEPTSALDPEMVAEVLDVMIELAREDKTMVCVTHEMGFAKKVADRIIFMDAGQIVEENTPEEFFQNPESDRLKLFLEQILSH, encoded by the coding sequence ATGAAAGATAGAAAAGAAATCATAGAAATTAAAAACTTAAACAAATGGTACGGGGATTTTCACGTTTTAAAAGATATTAACCTTACCATCAATAAAGGTGAAATCATCGTTGTCTGTGGACCTTCAGGGTCAGGTAAATCAACCCTCATTCGTTGTATTAATTACCTTGAACAATTCCAAGAAGGTAGTATTTTGGTTGATGGCATTGAGCTTGTTAACGATGTTAAAAAGATCAAAGCGATTCGTGAAGAAGTGGCTATGGTATTTCAACACTTCAACCTCTTCCCTCATTTAACGATTTTAGACAACCTGACATTAGCACCTCTTTGGGTTAGAAAAATGCCACGTAAAGAAGCAGAAGCCATGGCAATGAAATACCTAGAGCGTGTTGGCATTGCTAACCAAGCCCATAAATTCCCCAATCAACTCTCAGGAGGACAACAACAACGTGTGGCAATAGCACGTAGTTTGTGTAAAAACCCTAAGATAATGCTCTTTGATGAGCCAACTTCTGCCCTTGACCCTGAAATGGTTGCTGAAGTTTTGGATGTTATGATAGAATTAGCACGTGAAGATAAAACAATGGTGTGTGTTACTCATGAAATGGGCTTTGCAAAAAAAGTGGCTGATAGAATCATTTTTATGGATGCCGGTCAAATCGTTGAAGAGAACACACCTGAAGAGTTTTTCCAAAATCCTGAGTCCGATCGTCTTAAACTCTTTTTGGAGCAAATCTTATCACATTGA
- a CDS encoding amino acid ABC transporter permease, with product MLALLRNQKIRGILFQLLTVIGLVAFLWYIGTNTVANIEQRGIQTGFGFLNGTAGFGIDQSPIAYSEESTHGRVFVVGLLNTLIIAFVGILCATIVGLIIGILRLSRNWLIAKLAKSYVDFFRNIPLLLQILFWYNVVLRSMPNPKQSFNFFDTIFINNRGLYFPQPEYNTTFFVMLASLFLALCASFALNAWANKRKVLTGQDFMVYPFAIGMFIVFPILAYFIGGTHLNFNFPELVGFNFKGGKTLSPEFLALTFALTIYTATFIAEAVRSGIEAVGHGQKEAAASMGFSPYQSLKLVILPQAIRIAIPPIINQYLNLIKNSSLATAVGYPEIVTVFAGTSLNQVGQAIEIISMTMLVYLIISLIVSAILNWFNHKMKIQER from the coding sequence ATGCTAGCACTTTTGAGAAATCAAAAGATTCGAGGAATTCTTTTCCAATTATTAACCGTTATTGGCTTGGTTGCTTTTTTGTGGTATATTGGCACCAACACTGTCGCCAATATAGAACAAAGAGGCATTCAAACAGGCTTTGGCTTTTTGAATGGCACAGCTGGATTTGGTATCGATCAATCTCCTATTGCGTACTCAGAAGAGAGTACCCATGGACGTGTTTTTGTTGTAGGACTTTTAAATACACTTATCATAGCTTTTGTTGGTATCCTTTGTGCAACCATTGTAGGACTCATTATAGGCATATTGAGACTATCGCGCAACTGGTTGATTGCAAAACTTGCAAAATCGTATGTCGATTTTTTTAGAAATATACCTCTTCTTCTTCAAATACTCTTTTGGTATAACGTTGTTCTTCGCTCTATGCCAAATCCTAAACAGAGTTTCAACTTTTTTGATACAATTTTTATTAATAACAGAGGTCTCTATTTCCCCCAACCTGAGTACAATACTACCTTTTTTGTCATGCTTGCAAGTCTTTTTCTGGCACTTTGTGCCTCTTTTGCACTTAACGCATGGGCAAATAAACGTAAAGTTCTAACAGGGCAAGATTTTATGGTCTACCCTTTTGCAATAGGAATGTTTATTGTTTTCCCTATCCTTGCATATTTTATTGGTGGAACTCATCTTAATTTTAATTTTCCAGAACTCGTAGGCTTTAACTTCAAAGGTGGCAAAACACTCTCACCTGAGTTTTTGGCACTCACATTTGCATTAACGATCTATACGGCAACATTTATTGCTGAGGCAGTTCGTTCAGGTATTGAGGCCGTAGGACATGGTCAAAAAGAAGCAGCAGCTTCGATGGGTTTTAGTCCATACCAATCTTTAAAATTGGTTATTCTTCCCCAAGCGATCCGTATTGCAATTCCTCCAATTATCAATCAGTATCTTAACCTTATTAAGAACTCCTCTTTGGCAACAGCCGTTGGTTATCCTGAAATTGTGACTGTTTTTGCAGGCACATCTCTGAATCAGGTGGGGCAAGCGATTGAGATCATTTCGATGACCATGCTCGTTTATCTCATCATCAGTTTAATTGTCTCAGCAATACTCAACTGGTTTAACCACAAAATGAAGATTCAGGAGCGTTAA
- the ilvA gene encoding threonine ammonia-lyase yields MIALSEIVKAKRQLNNVITQTPCSLAPHLSEEVGAQVYLKKENLQITGAYKLRGAYNKIASLTKEERKKGVIAASAGNHAQGVAYSARSFGIKATIVMPEATPLLKVTGTKDLGAEVILSGDNYDEAYAYALTYANEHSLTFIHPFEDDKVIAGQGTVALEMMDEVNDLDIIVIPIGGGGLISGMASAIKQIDPKIKVIGVNASGAPAMFESYCAKKAINSKSVRTIADGIAVRDVSESNLAHILECVDEVVTVDDEEIAAAILFLLERQKLVVEGGGAASVAAIMHQKFAYTKDMKIGAVLSGGNIDVQMLSIIIEKGLIKSHRKMKLVITLIDKPGSLMRLTDLFKNANANIIQIDYDRFSTTLSYGDAQITIMLETKGLEHQKMIRTLLEEAGYLFKEEV; encoded by the coding sequence ATGATAGCTCTTAGTGAAATAGTCAAAGCAAAACGACAACTTAACAATGTTATTACCCAAACGCCGTGTTCTTTAGCGCCTCATTTAAGTGAGGAAGTAGGAGCGCAAGTCTATCTTAAAAAAGAGAATCTCCAAATTACAGGGGCTTATAAACTCAGAGGTGCTTACAATAAAATAGCCTCTTTAACCAAAGAAGAGCGCAAAAAAGGTGTTATTGCGGCAAGTGCAGGCAATCATGCGCAAGGTGTTGCCTACTCTGCGCGTAGCTTTGGCATTAAAGCAACCATTGTTATGCCTGAAGCGACTCCTCTTTTAAAAGTCACGGGAACTAAAGATTTGGGTGCAGAAGTGATACTCAGTGGTGATAATTACGATGAAGCGTACGCATATGCGCTAACATATGCCAATGAGCATAGCTTAACGTTTATTCATCCTTTTGAAGATGACAAAGTCATAGCAGGTCAAGGCACTGTTGCATTAGAAATGATGGATGAAGTGAATGACCTTGACATTATTGTTATTCCAATAGGCGGAGGAGGACTCATCAGCGGCATGGCTTCGGCTATCAAGCAAATTGATCCTAAAATCAAAGTCATTGGCGTCAATGCTTCGGGCGCTCCTGCGATGTTTGAGTCCTACTGTGCTAAAAAAGCGATTAATTCTAAAAGTGTACGTACCATTGCTGATGGTATCGCAGTACGGGATGTGAGTGAATCCAATTTAGCCCATATTTTAGAGTGTGTGGATGAAGTAGTCACGGTGGATGACGAAGAGATAGCTGCAGCCATTTTATTCTTGCTTGAACGCCAAAAATTAGTCGTTGAAGGCGGAGGTGCTGCGAGTGTCGCCGCCATTATGCATCAAAAATTCGCCTACACGAAAGATATGAAAATAGGCGCGGTTTTAAGTGGTGGAAATATTGATGTACAGATGCTTTCAATCATCATTGAAAAAGGTCTCATCAAATCACACCGCAAAATGAAATTGGTGATTACGCTGATTGATAAACCGGGCTCACTGATGCGCCTGACAGACCTATTTAAAAATGCCAATGCCAATATTATCCAGATTGATTATGACCGATTCTCAACAACACTGTCGTATGGTGATGCACAAATAACCATTATGCTAGAAACTAAAGGACTTGAGCATCAAAAGATGATTCGTACGCTTTTAGAAGAGGCTGGGTATCTCTTTAAGGAAGAGGTTTAA